A genomic region of Oncorhynchus mykiss isolate Arlee chromosome 16, USDA_OmykA_1.1, whole genome shotgun sequence contains the following coding sequences:
- the LOC110492360 gene encoding mitogen-activated protein kinase kinase kinase 12-like isoform X1, with the protein MSGTCLHEPHTPSPSLSGFSTPISEPTFRRLDADPPACTPETDLTPTQCVLRNVLCIDTGGAPVVSGGGEGCPHTCGSSPTPSDGPLAHFDNSVLKLHEHEACQCGGGEEAGLSSEAGAVHSQSDNIRLQQGSGGFLEGLFGCLKPVWTMIGKAYSTEHKHNQEGAWKSWEVPFEEISDLQWVGSGAQGAVFLGKFHGEDVAVKKVRDIKETEIKHLRKLKHPNIITFKGICTQAPCYCILMEYCAQGQLYEVLRAGRNITPSLLIDWAMGIAGGMNYLHLHKIIHRDLKSPNMLITHDDLVKISDFGTSKELIDKSMKMSFAGTVAWMAPEVIRNEPVSEKVDIWSFGVVLWEMLTGEVPYKDVDSSAIIWGVGNNSLNLPIPKSCPDGFKILLRQCWNCKPRNRPSFRQILLHLDIASADVLSTPQETYFKSQAEWREEVKQHFEKIKSDGTCLHRLDEELINRRREELRHALDIREHYERKLERANNLYMELNAVMLQLELKEKELQKREQSLDKKFPGLFKHHSSRQTSSSNSMDKLIKKRNVPQKLPSGKRPDILKSEVIIPKMDSSVMQVTIPSCTNRGSTSPSRSRRIKTRHRKPGKGSSGDLAGLKATQPSPGGDNPAQANSFSTEPSKQLLDPSAVLRALGHEQQQRQLSSSSPDLICTTLAAEGQGKGETTMGGLEKGGSLSASAGLGGSERGAAGLDDLTETPPHSNTPSEDAASFPFSSSPDSPCGRGVAAGRGSVLGAPRLPHDGDYKEEGVSGVRLPRVASGHLTPSAILYRAAITRKQRRGVSSEEEEGEVDSEVELPRRRRPTSINQCQSGSTFSSENLSVSDGEEGHTTDHSHSGTPDVVSTNTDDRLYDRSDDLLSQGSEFPADNTDLAQGSDGRSERKSALGQVKALLDAAQNPNESQALCDDSDCDSAELDQSGSGEPSRPPSAGAYAPPSGSHFGHQRGSPQGAQTGPP; encoded by the exons ATGAGTGGGACCTGCCTCCATGAGCCccacaccccctccccctccctctcaggCTTCAGCACCCCCATCTCAGAACCTACCTTCCGCAGGCTGGATGCAGACCCCCCCGCCTGCACCCCAGAGACCGACCTGACCCCCACCCAGTGTGTCCTCCGCAACGTGCTGTGCATCGACACAGGTGGGGCACCAGTTGTGTCAGGCGGAGGTGAGGGGTGCCCCCACACCTGTGGCAGCAGCCCGACCCCCAGCGACGGGCCCCTGGCCCACTTTGACAACAGCGTGCTGAAGTTGCACGAGCATGAAGCCTGCCAGTGTGGGGGCGGGGAGGAGGCGGGGCTTAGCTCAGAGGCTGGGGCCGTCCACAGCCAATCAGACAACATCCGGCTGCAGCAAGGAAGTGGAGGGTTCCTGGAGGGGCTGTTTGGCTGCCTGAAACCCGTCTGGACCATGATCGGGAAAGCCTACTCCACCGAACACAAGCATAACCAGGAAGGTGCGTGGA AATCCTGGGAAGTTCCGTTTGAGGAGATCTCAGACCTGCAGTGGGTGGGCAGTGGGGCCCAGGGTGCCGTCTTCTTGGGGAAGTTCCATGGAGAGGACGTGGCTGTCAAGAAAGTCCGGGACATCAAGGAGACGGAGATCAAGCACCTACGCAAACTCAAGCACCCCAACATAATCACCTTCAA gGGTATCTGCACCCAGGCTCCCTGCTATTGTATCCTGATGGAGTACTGTGCGCAGGGCCAGCTGTACGAGGTGCTAAGGGCGGGCAGGAACATCACCCCCTCCCTACTCATTGACTGGGCCATGGGCATTGCCGGGGGCATGAACTACTTACACCTCCACAAGATCATCCACAGAGACCTCAAGTCCCCCAA TATGCTGATTACACATGATGACTTGGTGAAGATCTCTGACTTTGGCACCTCCAAGGAGCTCATTGATAAGAGCATGAAGATGTCATTTGCTGGTACGGTGGCCTGGATGGCCCCAGAGGTCATTCGGAATGAACCTGTATCAGAGAAGGTGGACATCTG GTCGTTTGGGGTGGTGTTGTGGGAAATGCTGACCGGGGAGGTCCCCTATAAGGATGTGGACTCCTCCGCCATCATCTGGGGGGTGGGCAACAACAGCCTGAACCTCCCTATCCCCAAGAGCTGCCCCGATGGCTTCAAAATCCTCCTGAGGCAGTGCTG GAACTGTAAACCCAGAAATAGACCCTCTTTCCGTCAGATCCTCCTCCATCTGGATATAGCCTCAGCTGATGTCCTCTCCACCCCACAGGAGACATACTTCAAATCTCAG GCTGAGTGGCGGGAGGAGGTGAAGCAGCACTTTGAGAAGATTAAGTCTGATGGGACCTGTCTGCACCGACTGGACGAGGAACTGATCAACCGACGCAGAGAGGAGCTCAG GCACGCTCTGGACATCCGTGAGCACTATGAGAGGAAACTGGAGAGGGCCAACAACCTCTACATGGAGCTCAATGCTGTCATGCTGCAGCTGGAGCTCAAAGAGAAAGAGCTACAGAA GAGAGAGCAGTCTTTAGATAAGAAGTTTCCAGGACTGTTCAAGCACCACAGCTCCAGACAGACTAGCTCCTCCAACTCCATGGACAAACTCATCAAGAAGAGAAACGTCCCACAGAAACTGCCCTCTGGAAAGAG GCCAGACATCCTCAAGTCAGAGGTGATCATTCCCAAGATGGATTCCTCCGTGATGCAGGTCACCATCCCCTCCTGCACCAACAGGGGCTCCACGTCTCCTAGCCGCTCACGGAGGATCAAGACCCGCCACCGCAAGCCTGGCAAGGGCAGCAGCGGGGACCTAGCTGGCCTGAAGGCCACTCAACCCTCCCCTGGCGGGGACAACCCTGCCCAGGCCAACAGCTTCAGCACGGAACCCTCTAAGCAGCTCCTGGACCCCAGCGCAGTCTTGCGGGCCCTGGGCCACGAGCAGCAGCAGAGGCAGCTGTCCTCCTCCAGCCCAGACCTCATATGCACCACGCTGGCAGCTGAGGGCCAGGGGAAAGGAGAGACCACCATGGGGGGGCTGGAGAAGGGTGGCAGCCTGAGTGCCTCTGCGGGCCTGGGGGGGTCCGAGCGGGGCGCGGCAGGTCTGGATGACCTCACAGAGACGCCCCCGCATAGCAACACTCCCAGTGAGGACGCAGCATCATTCCCCTTCTCTAGCAGCCCAGACTCGCCATGTGGGAGGGGGGTGGCCGCCGGGAGGGGGTCTGTGCTGGGTGCCCCACGCCTGCCCCACGATGGGGACTATAAGGAGGAGGGAGTGAGTGGTGTGAGGTTACCCCGGGTGGCGTCAGGGCACCTCACCCCCTCAGCTATCCTGTACAGGGCAGCCATCACACGCAAACAG AGACGTGGCGTGTcttcggaggaggaggagggggaggttgaCAGCGAAGTGGAGTTGCCACGGAGACG ACGTCCGACCAGCATCAACCAGTGCCAGTCGGGGTCCACCTTCAGTTCAGAGAACCTCTCTGTGTCAGACGGCGAGGAAGGTCACACCACCGACCACTCCCACAGTGGCACCCCGGACGTGGTCAGCACCAACACGGACGACCGTCTGTACGACCGCAGCGATGACCTCCTGTCGCAGGGGTCAGAGTTCCCGGCAGACAACACGGACCTGGCGCAGGGCTCTGACGGGCGGTCTGAGAGGAAAAGTGCTCTGGGCCAGGTCAAAGCCCTGCTAGATGCTGCACAGAATCCTAATGAG
- the LOC110492360 gene encoding mitogen-activated protein kinase kinase kinase 12-like isoform X2 has product MSGTCLHEPHTPSPSLSGFSTPISEPTFRRLDADPPACTPETDLTPTQCVLRNVLCIDTGGAPVVSGGGEGCPHTCGSSPTPSDGPLAHFDNSVLKLHEHEACQCGGGEEAGLSSEAGAVHSQSDNIRLQQGSGGFLEGLFGCLKPVWTMIGKAYSTEHKHNQEESWEVPFEEISDLQWVGSGAQGAVFLGKFHGEDVAVKKVRDIKETEIKHLRKLKHPNIITFKGICTQAPCYCILMEYCAQGQLYEVLRAGRNITPSLLIDWAMGIAGGMNYLHLHKIIHRDLKSPNMLITHDDLVKISDFGTSKELIDKSMKMSFAGTVAWMAPEVIRNEPVSEKVDIWSFGVVLWEMLTGEVPYKDVDSSAIIWGVGNNSLNLPIPKSCPDGFKILLRQCWNCKPRNRPSFRQILLHLDIASADVLSTPQETYFKSQAEWREEVKQHFEKIKSDGTCLHRLDEELINRRREELRHALDIREHYERKLERANNLYMELNAVMLQLELKEKELQKREQSLDKKFPGLFKHHSSRQTSSSNSMDKLIKKRNVPQKLPSGKRPDILKSEVIIPKMDSSVMQVTIPSCTNRGSTSPSRSRRIKTRHRKPGKGSSGDLAGLKATQPSPGGDNPAQANSFSTEPSKQLLDPSAVLRALGHEQQQRQLSSSSPDLICTTLAAEGQGKGETTMGGLEKGGSLSASAGLGGSERGAAGLDDLTETPPHSNTPSEDAASFPFSSSPDSPCGRGVAAGRGSVLGAPRLPHDGDYKEEGVSGVRLPRVASGHLTPSAILYRAAITRKQRRGVSSEEEEGEVDSEVELPRRRRPTSINQCQSGSTFSSENLSVSDGEEGHTTDHSHSGTPDVVSTNTDDRLYDRSDDLLSQGSEFPADNTDLAQGSDGRSERKSALGQVKALLDAAQNPNESQALCDDSDCDSAELDQSGSGEPSRPPSAGAYAPPSGSHFGHQRGSPQGAQTGPP; this is encoded by the exons ATGAGTGGGACCTGCCTCCATGAGCCccacaccccctccccctccctctcaggCTTCAGCACCCCCATCTCAGAACCTACCTTCCGCAGGCTGGATGCAGACCCCCCCGCCTGCACCCCAGAGACCGACCTGACCCCCACCCAGTGTGTCCTCCGCAACGTGCTGTGCATCGACACAGGTGGGGCACCAGTTGTGTCAGGCGGAGGTGAGGGGTGCCCCCACACCTGTGGCAGCAGCCCGACCCCCAGCGACGGGCCCCTGGCCCACTTTGACAACAGCGTGCTGAAGTTGCACGAGCATGAAGCCTGCCAGTGTGGGGGCGGGGAGGAGGCGGGGCTTAGCTCAGAGGCTGGGGCCGTCCACAGCCAATCAGACAACATCCGGCTGCAGCAAGGAAGTGGAGGGTTCCTGGAGGGGCTGTTTGGCTGCCTGAAACCCGTCTGGACCATGATCGGGAAAGCCTACTCCACCGAACACAAGCATAACCAGGAAG AATCCTGGGAAGTTCCGTTTGAGGAGATCTCAGACCTGCAGTGGGTGGGCAGTGGGGCCCAGGGTGCCGTCTTCTTGGGGAAGTTCCATGGAGAGGACGTGGCTGTCAAGAAAGTCCGGGACATCAAGGAGACGGAGATCAAGCACCTACGCAAACTCAAGCACCCCAACATAATCACCTTCAA gGGTATCTGCACCCAGGCTCCCTGCTATTGTATCCTGATGGAGTACTGTGCGCAGGGCCAGCTGTACGAGGTGCTAAGGGCGGGCAGGAACATCACCCCCTCCCTACTCATTGACTGGGCCATGGGCATTGCCGGGGGCATGAACTACTTACACCTCCACAAGATCATCCACAGAGACCTCAAGTCCCCCAA TATGCTGATTACACATGATGACTTGGTGAAGATCTCTGACTTTGGCACCTCCAAGGAGCTCATTGATAAGAGCATGAAGATGTCATTTGCTGGTACGGTGGCCTGGATGGCCCCAGAGGTCATTCGGAATGAACCTGTATCAGAGAAGGTGGACATCTG GTCGTTTGGGGTGGTGTTGTGGGAAATGCTGACCGGGGAGGTCCCCTATAAGGATGTGGACTCCTCCGCCATCATCTGGGGGGTGGGCAACAACAGCCTGAACCTCCCTATCCCCAAGAGCTGCCCCGATGGCTTCAAAATCCTCCTGAGGCAGTGCTG GAACTGTAAACCCAGAAATAGACCCTCTTTCCGTCAGATCCTCCTCCATCTGGATATAGCCTCAGCTGATGTCCTCTCCACCCCACAGGAGACATACTTCAAATCTCAG GCTGAGTGGCGGGAGGAGGTGAAGCAGCACTTTGAGAAGATTAAGTCTGATGGGACCTGTCTGCACCGACTGGACGAGGAACTGATCAACCGACGCAGAGAGGAGCTCAG GCACGCTCTGGACATCCGTGAGCACTATGAGAGGAAACTGGAGAGGGCCAACAACCTCTACATGGAGCTCAATGCTGTCATGCTGCAGCTGGAGCTCAAAGAGAAAGAGCTACAGAA GAGAGAGCAGTCTTTAGATAAGAAGTTTCCAGGACTGTTCAAGCACCACAGCTCCAGACAGACTAGCTCCTCCAACTCCATGGACAAACTCATCAAGAAGAGAAACGTCCCACAGAAACTGCCCTCTGGAAAGAG GCCAGACATCCTCAAGTCAGAGGTGATCATTCCCAAGATGGATTCCTCCGTGATGCAGGTCACCATCCCCTCCTGCACCAACAGGGGCTCCACGTCTCCTAGCCGCTCACGGAGGATCAAGACCCGCCACCGCAAGCCTGGCAAGGGCAGCAGCGGGGACCTAGCTGGCCTGAAGGCCACTCAACCCTCCCCTGGCGGGGACAACCCTGCCCAGGCCAACAGCTTCAGCACGGAACCCTCTAAGCAGCTCCTGGACCCCAGCGCAGTCTTGCGGGCCCTGGGCCACGAGCAGCAGCAGAGGCAGCTGTCCTCCTCCAGCCCAGACCTCATATGCACCACGCTGGCAGCTGAGGGCCAGGGGAAAGGAGAGACCACCATGGGGGGGCTGGAGAAGGGTGGCAGCCTGAGTGCCTCTGCGGGCCTGGGGGGGTCCGAGCGGGGCGCGGCAGGTCTGGATGACCTCACAGAGACGCCCCCGCATAGCAACACTCCCAGTGAGGACGCAGCATCATTCCCCTTCTCTAGCAGCCCAGACTCGCCATGTGGGAGGGGGGTGGCCGCCGGGAGGGGGTCTGTGCTGGGTGCCCCACGCCTGCCCCACGATGGGGACTATAAGGAGGAGGGAGTGAGTGGTGTGAGGTTACCCCGGGTGGCGTCAGGGCACCTCACCCCCTCAGCTATCCTGTACAGGGCAGCCATCACACGCAAACAG AGACGTGGCGTGTcttcggaggaggaggagggggaggttgaCAGCGAAGTGGAGTTGCCACGGAGACG ACGTCCGACCAGCATCAACCAGTGCCAGTCGGGGTCCACCTTCAGTTCAGAGAACCTCTCTGTGTCAGACGGCGAGGAAGGTCACACCACCGACCACTCCCACAGTGGCACCCCGGACGTGGTCAGCACCAACACGGACGACCGTCTGTACGACCGCAGCGATGACCTCCTGTCGCAGGGGTCAGAGTTCCCGGCAGACAACACGGACCTGGCGCAGGGCTCTGACGGGCGGTCTGAGAGGAAAAGTGCTCTGGGCCAGGTCAAAGCCCTGCTAGATGCTGCACAGAATCCTAATGAG